From Arachis stenosperma cultivar V10309 chromosome 2, arast.V10309.gnm1.PFL2, whole genome shotgun sequence, one genomic window encodes:
- the LOC130962844 gene encoding uncharacterized protein LOC130962844 has translation MTAVAPLEISTFSDLVNKARVVEEYAKTMAATKDTHGGSSSRGHGKYFHPRGQSFKRGGYVPQGHRGFRKNNQNQFQYAKGRGNQSKSSPDLTCNCCGHFHPYDSCKIGLGGCFKCGLAGHIARDCPRGRNQNTGQIALYDTGALHSFISFTKVKELGLKVLELPFDLHVHTLHQTIMTRSGCRQVGFKLKGRGFVHDLICLPMVGLKMILGFDWLSKNRILLDCFEWTIRFMLEGENGAMVATGYYLNSVMVHCSREECQGYILLATNTLGDAQNLDKISMVRDFLEVFPEDIPEFPPQREIEFVIELVPGAGLVSIAPYRMAPIELAELKTQLEELLNKRFIRPSVSPWGAPVLLVKKKDGGMRFGVDYR, from the exons ATGACTGCTGTGGCTCCATTGGAGATTAGTACTTTTTCTGACTTGGTGAACAAGGCTAGAGTAGTGGAAGAGTATGCCAAGACCATGGCGGCAACCAAGGACACTCATGGAGGGAGCTCTAGTCGTGGGCATGGCAAGTATTTTCATCCGAGAGGACAAAGCTTCAAGAGAGGAGGATATGTGCCTCAAGGCCATAGAGGCTTCAGAAAGAACAATCAGAATCAGTTTCAGTATGCTAAGGGAAGAGGAAATCAGAGTAAGAGTTCTCCGGATTTAACTTGTAATTGTTGTGGACATTTCCATCCTTATGACTCATGCAAAATTGGTTTAGGTGGTTGTTTCAAGTGTGGGTTGGCTGGCCACATTGCGAGGGATTGCCCTCGTGGGAGAAATCAGAATACGGGCCAAA TTGCATTATATGATACTGGGGCTTTGCATTCGTTTATCTCATTTACTAAAGTTAAGGAATTAGGCTTGAAAGTGTTAGAGTTACCTTTTGATCTGCATGTACATACTCTGCATCAAACAATTATGACTAGGTCAGGTTGTAGACAAGTAGGTTTCAAGCTTAAGGGTAGAGGCTTTGTGCACGATTTGATCTGTTTACCAATGGTGGGGCTAAAAATGATTTTGGGGTTTGATTGGTTGTCGAAGAATCGGATTTTGTTGGATTGCTTTGAATGGACTATTCGATTTATGCTGGAAGGAGAGAATGGAGCAATGGTAGCTACGGGGTATTACCTGAACTCTGTAATGGTGCATTGTAGTAGGGAGGAGTGCCAGGGTTATATTCTGTTGGCTACTAATACGTTGGGTGATGCCCAGAACTTAGATAAGATTTCAATGGTTAGAGATTTTCTAGAAGTGTTCCCAGAAGATATCCCTGAGTTCCCACCTCAAAgggaaattgaatttgtgaTTGAATTGGTGCCGGGAGCCGGACTAGTGTCGATTGCGCCGTATAGAATGGCTCCGATAGAGCTGGCAGAATTAAAGACTCAGTTGGAAGAGCTTCTGAATAAGAGGTTCATTCGACCGAGTGTATCCCCGTGGGGAGCGCCAGTTTTActagtaaagaagaaagatggaggAATGCGTTTCGGCGTGGATTACCGATAG